Proteins from a genomic interval of Spea bombifrons isolate aSpeBom1 chromosome 4, aSpeBom1.2.pri, whole genome shotgun sequence:
- the LOC128491173 gene encoding voltage-dependent anion-selective channel protein 1 encodes MAIPPSYADLGKSARDVFTKGYGFGFIKLDLKTKSESGLEFTSSGSANAETSKVSGSLETKYKWSEYGLTFTEKWNTDNTLGTEITVEDQLAKGLKLTFDSSFSPNTGKKNAKIKGAYKREHVNVGCDMDFDIAGPSVRGAVVFGYEGWLAGYQMTFESTKSRVSQSNFAVGYKTDEFQLHTNVNDGTEFGGSVYQKVNDKLETAINLAWTAGNSNTRFGIAAKYQIDSDASFSAKVNNSSLIGLGYTQTLKPGIKLTLSTLLDGKNINAGGHKLGLGLEFEA; translated from the exons ATGGCCATACCTCCAAGTTACGCTGATTTAGGAAAATCTGCTAGAGATGTCTTCACCAAAGGATATG GCTTTGGCTTCATAAAGcttgatttaaaaacaaaatctgaaAGTGGATTG GAATTTACAAGTTCTGGCTCAGCAAATGCAGAAACTAGTAAAGTTAGCGGCAGCTTGGAAACTAAATACAAGTGGTCGGAGTATGGTCTTACGTTCACAGAGAAGTGGAACACAGATAATACGCTGGGAACTGAGATCACCGTAGAAGATCAG CTTGCCAAAGGACTGAAGCTAACCTTTGATTCCTCATTCTCTCCTAACACTGG AAAGAAGAATGCAAAAATTAAGGGCGCATACAAACGGGAGCACGTTAATGTGGGATGTGACATGGATTTTGATATTGCCGGTCCTTCAGTCCGTGGAGCTGTGGTCTTTGGCTATGAGGGCTGGTTAGCTGGCTACCAAATGACTTTCGAGTCAACAAAATCAAGGGTCTCTCAAAGCAACTTTGCAGTTGGATACAAAACTGACGAATTCCAACTTCATACTAACGT AAATGATGGTACAGAGTTTGGAGGTTCTGTATATCAGAAGGTGAATGACAAGTTAGAAACTGCCATAAACCtggcatggacagcaggaaaCAGCAACACACGTTTTGGAATTGCAGCCAAATACCAAATTGATTCTGATGCTTCTTTCtct GCTAAAGTGAACAATTCAAGCCTGATTGGACTAGGATATACCCAAACTCTGAAGCCTG GCATCAAGCTTACACTATCAACATTGCTTGATGGGAAGAACATCAACGCTGGAGGTCACAAGCTGGGTCTAGGACTGGAATTTGAAGCATAA